One genomic segment of Allocatelliglobosispora scoriae includes these proteins:
- a CDS encoding maleylpyruvate isomerase family mycothiol-dependent enzyme, with translation MSELLTVLGAETARFAKLVGSTTGEDLSRPVPGLDWNVAQVATHMLSVYGFFAAAIRGEDLAGIFSGVGAWPTMPQQLAAANAHILAMATFDAPAQAGAMLADAAAEVLAALAGADFEQSVPTPWYGPSVTRTIGTLAGLVGTETLVHRRDIEVAMGRRGRLDPDTTALVMPVVMSQMLPLLVNRETVRGVKVGFEIRLRGAGRFRIDIAEGSAVSGPAVGPVDCVLSLTPAAALLSSFARVPLWRLILAGQIVPFGRKPWLGTRFYDYFLRA, from the coding sequence ATGTCCGAACTCCTCACTGTGCTGGGTGCCGAGACCGCACGCTTCGCAAAGCTGGTCGGCAGCACCACCGGTGAGGACCTGAGCCGCCCCGTGCCCGGTCTCGACTGGAACGTCGCGCAGGTCGCGACGCATATGCTCAGCGTCTACGGCTTCTTCGCCGCCGCGATCCGAGGAGAGGACCTGGCGGGCATCTTCAGCGGGGTGGGAGCGTGGCCGACCATGCCGCAGCAGCTGGCGGCGGCGAACGCCCACATCCTGGCGATGGCGACCTTCGACGCTCCCGCCCAGGCGGGGGCGATGCTCGCCGACGCGGCCGCTGAGGTCCTGGCGGCACTGGCCGGGGCCGATTTCGAGCAGAGCGTCCCGACGCCGTGGTACGGGCCGTCCGTGACCCGCACGATCGGGACCCTCGCCGGACTGGTCGGCACCGAGACCCTGGTGCACCGCCGCGACATCGAGGTCGCGATGGGCCGCCGCGGCAGGCTCGATCCGGACACCACCGCGCTGGTCATGCCGGTCGTGATGAGCCAGATGCTGCCGCTGCTGGTCAATCGGGAGACCGTGCGCGGGGTGAAGGTCGGTTTCGAGATCCGCCTGCGCGGTGCCGGCCGCTTCCGGATCGACATCGCCGAGGGCAGCGCCGTCAGCGGCCCGGCCGTCGGCCCGGTCGACTGCGTGCTCTCGCTGACCCCGGCGGCGGCGCTGCTGTCGAGCTTCGCACGCGTACCGCTGTGGCGGTTGATCCTCGCCGGGCAGATAGTGCCCTTCGGTCGCAAACCCTGGCTCGGGACGCGGTTCTACGACTACTTCCTGCGAGCCTGA
- the secA2 gene encoding accessory Sec system translocase SecA2 → MGLADRLRQKLRTFTERPGTTVSLAPFEVLLPRILDVEDELKALTDDELTERATALRNTVSGPDDDGPVVTLAKPVAVDDSHLVEICALGREAGRRALDERAFDVQLLGAMAMLQGNVVEMATGEGKTLAAVIAAFGYVVRGSRVQVLTVNDYLADRDATWMAPVYRLLGLTVSAVGEASTHDDRAAAYSCDVTYVSVSEAGFDFLRDQLVLSADDAVMPGLYTVIIDEADSVLIDEARVPLVVAGSLDDAISDSSAAAQLVAAMTPGHDFEVFDDGRNVQLTEAGALKVERDEEISLYAPEHLDRLTAVNLALHARALLTLDVDYIVKDGRIALVDEFRGRVARRRRWPDGLQAAVEAKEGLKTTDEGEILATITVQAFVALYPTVAGMTGTASTIGDELREFYRLEVAVIPPNTPNIRADEPDRVYATMEEKEDALLVEVAAAHETGRPVLIGTLDVAESERLAAAVRNHGVDCAVLNAKNDAHEAAVIAEAGRLGAVTVSTQMAGRGTDIRLGGADEKDRDKVAELGGLYVIGAGRHDSRRVDDQLRGRAGRQGDQGGSVFFVSREDALIVRHGDEIDGATARDGRVTGPDVHYAVGHAQRVAEGIDFEIHRNTWRYGVLVERQRQALALRRRELLTTEAAADLLFGSQAEFPADPDAVAAADTDTDSDADTDVKPEMITVSQRYNEVVAVIGEDAAEEVARQIALHHLDRGWADHLSMLADVREGVHLRSLGRQDPLDEFHRLAIPAFNKLLATTDAQTIETFMAARIESPDWTPAEAGLKRPSATWTYMVHDNPFGSEMERFFTGLAKAVLGR, encoded by the coding sequence ATGGGTTTGGCTGATCGGTTGCGACAGAAGCTACGAACGTTTACGGAACGCCCGGGCACGACGGTCAGTCTTGCCCCTTTTGAGGTGCTTCTGCCGAGGATTCTGGATGTGGAGGATGAGCTCAAGGCATTGACCGACGATGAGCTCACGGAGCGGGCGACGGCCCTGCGCAACACCGTGAGCGGGCCTGACGACGACGGGCCGGTGGTGACCCTGGCGAAGCCGGTGGCCGTCGACGACAGCCACCTGGTGGAGATCTGCGCGCTGGGCCGCGAGGCGGGCCGGCGCGCCCTCGACGAGCGCGCCTTCGACGTGCAGCTGCTCGGCGCGATGGCGATGCTGCAGGGCAACGTCGTGGAGATGGCGACCGGCGAGGGCAAGACGCTGGCCGCGGTGATCGCCGCCTTCGGCTACGTCGTGCGCGGCTCCCGGGTGCAGGTGCTGACCGTCAACGACTACCTCGCCGACCGGGACGCGACCTGGATGGCGCCGGTCTACCGGCTGCTGGGCCTGACCGTCTCGGCGGTCGGCGAGGCATCCACCCACGATGACCGCGCGGCAGCCTACAGCTGCGACGTCACCTACGTCTCCGTCAGCGAGGCGGGCTTCGACTTCCTGCGCGACCAGCTGGTGCTGAGCGCGGACGACGCCGTCATGCCCGGCCTGTATACCGTGATCATCGACGAGGCGGACTCGGTCCTGATCGACGAGGCCCGGGTGCCGCTGGTGGTCGCCGGCAGTCTCGACGATGCGATCTCCGACTCCAGCGCAGCCGCGCAGCTCGTCGCGGCGATGACGCCGGGCCACGACTTCGAGGTGTTCGACGACGGGCGCAACGTGCAGCTCACCGAGGCCGGTGCGTTGAAGGTCGAGCGTGACGAGGAGATCAGCCTCTACGCGCCGGAGCACCTGGACCGGCTCACCGCGGTCAACCTGGCCCTGCACGCGCGGGCGCTGCTCACACTGGATGTGGACTACATCGTCAAGGACGGCCGCATCGCCCTGGTCGACGAGTTCCGCGGCCGGGTCGCCCGCCGCCGGCGCTGGCCCGACGGCCTGCAGGCGGCTGTCGAGGCCAAGGAGGGCCTCAAGACGACCGACGAGGGCGAGATCCTCGCCACCATCACCGTGCAGGCGTTCGTCGCCCTCTACCCCACCGTCGCCGGGATGACGGGCACCGCCTCCACGATCGGCGACGAGCTGCGCGAGTTCTACCGCCTCGAGGTCGCGGTCATCCCGCCGAACACCCCCAACATCCGGGCCGACGAGCCCGACCGGGTGTACGCGACGATGGAGGAGAAGGAGGACGCGCTGCTGGTCGAGGTCGCCGCAGCGCACGAGACCGGCCGCCCGGTGCTGATCGGCACGCTGGACGTGGCCGAGTCCGAGCGGCTCGCCGCGGCCGTGCGCAACCACGGCGTCGACTGCGCCGTGCTCAACGCGAAGAACGACGCACACGAGGCCGCCGTCATCGCCGAGGCCGGCCGGTTGGGCGCGGTCACCGTCTCCACCCAGATGGCCGGCCGGGGCACCGACATCCGCCTCGGCGGCGCTGACGAGAAGGACCGGGACAAGGTCGCCGAGCTCGGCGGCCTCTACGTCATCGGTGCCGGGCGCCACGACAGCCGCCGCGTCGACGACCAGCTGCGCGGCCGGGCCGGCCGGCAGGGCGACCAGGGCGGATCGGTCTTCTTCGTCAGCCGCGAGGACGCGCTGATCGTGCGGCACGGCGACGAGATCGACGGTGCCACCGCCCGCGACGGTCGGGTGACCGGTCCGGACGTGCACTACGCCGTCGGGCACGCTCAGCGCGTCGCCGAAGGCATCGACTTCGAGATCCACCGCAACACCTGGCGGTACGGCGTACTCGTCGAGCGGCAGCGCCAGGCGCTCGCGCTGCGGCGCCGGGAGCTGCTGACCACCGAGGCCGCGGCGGACCTGCTCTTCGGCAGCCAGGCCGAGTTCCCCGCCGACCCGGACGCCGTGGCGGCGGCCGACACGGACACCGACTCCGACGCGGACACCGATGTCAAGCCGGAGATGATCACCGTCTCGCAGCGGTACAACGAGGTCGTGGCCGTCATCGGCGAGGACGCCGCCGAGGAGGTCGCCCGGCAGATCGCGCTGCACCACCTCGACCGGGGCTGGGCCGACCACCTCAGCATGCTCGCCGACGTCCGCGAGGGCGTGCACCTGCGCTCGCTGGGCCGCCAGGATCCCCTCGACGAGTTCCACCGGCTGGCGATCCCCGCGTTCAACAAGCTGCTCGCCACGACCGACGCTCAGACCATCGAGACCTTCATGGCCGCGCGGATCGAGAGCCCGGACTGGACGCCCGCCGAGGCGGGGCTGAAGCGCCCGAGCGCCACGTGGACATACATGGTGCACGACAACCCGTTCGGGTCGGAGATGGAGCGCTTCTTCACCGGCCTGGCCAAGGCGGTCCTCGGGCGATGA
- a CDS encoding SDR family NAD(P)-dependent oxidoreductase, translating into MTGAGRGIGRAVAVKLAGQGHRVVLVARSRSELIETGRLCRTETRIHVGDVTEPGAAEEMFSLVEREWGPVEVFVSSAGRNRSARLADIDDEHWQEMLDLNLTAVFRGGRRAIGPMVSAGWGRIIVISSVAGKSGFKYLGAYAAAKHGVVGLVRSAALELAPDGVTVNAVCPSFVDTPLTRRTIAAIVDQAGWDPARATEHVGSLQPIGRMVTAEEVAEAVWALVVNGAVTGQSVHVDGGLLHA; encoded by the coding sequence GTGACCGGTGCCGGGCGTGGCATCGGCCGAGCCGTCGCCGTCAAGCTGGCGGGACAGGGCCACCGGGTGGTGCTCGTCGCCCGCAGCCGTTCCGAGCTGATCGAGACCGGGAGGCTCTGCCGGACCGAGACCCGGATCCATGTCGGCGATGTGACGGAACCCGGCGCGGCGGAGGAGATGTTTTCGCTGGTGGAGCGGGAGTGGGGACCGGTGGAGGTCTTCGTGTCGAGTGCCGGCCGCAACCGTTCCGCTCGGCTCGCCGACATCGACGACGAGCACTGGCAGGAGATGCTGGACCTGAACCTGACTGCGGTGTTTCGCGGTGGCCGGCGTGCTATCGGTCCGATGGTGTCGGCCGGCTGGGGGCGCATCATCGTGATCTCCTCGGTGGCCGGGAAGTCGGGCTTCAAGTACCTGGGTGCCTATGCCGCGGCGAAGCACGGTGTCGTGGGTCTGGTCCGGTCGGCCGCGCTGGAGCTCGCACCCGACGGCGTCACCGTCAACGCGGTCTGCCCGTCCTTCGTCGATACCCCCCTCACCCGGCGGACCATCGCGGCGATCGTCGACCAGGCGGGCTGGGATCCGGCGCGGGCGACCGAGCACGTGGGCTCGCTGCAGCCGATCGGCCGGATGGTCACCGCCGAGGAGGTCGCGGAAGCGGTCTGGGCGCTCGTCGTCAACGGAGCGGTCACCGGGCAGAGCGTGCATGTCGACGGTGGCCTGCTGCATGCCTGA
- a CDS encoding GAF domain-containing protein — protein MQISRAKATPARSGLLAQSERLACVAVLAAGPADAFDPFARIVAKVLDAPIALISLVHTDHQTFLGMVGLPEPWATTRSSPVDYSFCQHVVTHGLRSYGDARTDVQVRDSPAVGEIGILAYAGVALHDRAGHVLGAVCAIDTMPRMWSRLDMAGLADVAVACSAEVALRLRGGC, from the coding sequence ATGCAGATCAGTCGCGCGAAAGCCACCCCGGCCCGGTCCGGACTGCTGGCGCAGTCCGAGCGACTGGCGTGCGTCGCCGTCCTCGCGGCGGGTCCCGCAGACGCCTTCGACCCCTTCGCGCGCATCGTCGCCAAGGTTCTCGACGCCCCGATCGCCCTGATCTCGCTCGTCCACACCGATCACCAGACGTTCCTGGGCATGGTCGGCCTGCCCGAGCCGTGGGCCACGACCAGGTCGTCGCCGGTGGACTACTCCTTCTGCCAGCACGTCGTCACCCACGGCCTGCGCAGCTACGGCGACGCGCGCACCGACGTCCAGGTGCGCGACAGCCCAGCGGTCGGTGAGATCGGGATCCTCGCGTACGCCGGGGTGGCGCTGCACGACCGGGCGGGCCACGTGCTCGGCGCGGTGTGCGCGATCGACACCATGCCGCGGATGTGGAGCCGGCTCGACATGGCCGGGCTCGCCGATGTCGCCGTCGCCTGCTCGGCGGAGGTCGCCCTGCGATTGCGCGGCGGCTGCTGA
- a CDS encoding helix-turn-helix domain-containing protein, whose translation MTRRATPDEPDTPSIVGPRKPEKATSTFLQRIVAVLETIAAQRHGMSLSAIARSTSLAPSTAHRLLGDLAALQMVELTPSGYVLGERARFLAASIVEPLAGVTRQAIVPHLVRLHRSTGLVVTLGVPDAGHVLVSDVIFSPGQERLARAYGEVLSISTTALGLILLAYHPQLGADRSGVPPPRRAVRQPVPDVRQVLTAGSACLPRTDLPGCVECAVTISGRGSRPIGAISLSWQTANPDPLWIEELRRAAFAATTALRHELRPPR comes from the coding sequence ATGACGCGACGGGCAACTCCTGACGAGCCGGACACGCCCTCGATCGTCGGGCCCCGCAAACCCGAGAAGGCCACCTCCACGTTCCTGCAGCGGATCGTCGCTGTGCTGGAGACCATCGCCGCCCAGCGACACGGGATGTCGCTGTCCGCCATCGCCCGGTCGACATCGCTGGCGCCCAGCACCGCACACCGGCTGCTGGGCGACCTGGCCGCCCTGCAGATGGTGGAGCTCACCCCGTCGGGCTACGTGCTCGGCGAGCGGGCCCGGTTCCTCGCCGCGTCCATCGTGGAGCCGCTCGCCGGGGTGACCCGGCAGGCGATCGTTCCGCACCTGGTGCGCCTGCACCGCAGCACCGGGCTCGTCGTCACCCTGGGGGTGCCGGACGCGGGCCATGTGCTCGTCTCGGACGTGATCTTCAGCCCGGGGCAGGAGCGGCTGGCCCGCGCCTATGGCGAGGTGCTGTCGATCTCCACCACGGCGTTGGGGCTGATACTCCTCGCCTACCATCCGCAGCTCGGCGCCGACCGCAGCGGAGTGCCCCCTCCTCGGCGCGCGGTCCGGCAGCCGGTGCCGGATGTCCGGCAGGTCCTCACCGCGGGCTCGGCCTGCCTGCCGCGGACCGACCTGCCCGGCTGCGTCGAGTGCGCCGTGACGATCTCCGGTCGCGGCAGCCGGCCGATCGGCGCCATCTCGCTGAGCTGGCAGACGGCGAACCCGGATCCACTGTGGATCGAAGAGCTGCGCCGGGCGGCCTTCGCGGCGACCACCGCCCTGCGCCACGAACTTCGGCCACCGCGCTGA
- a CDS encoding beta-propeller fold lactonase family protein, with protein sequence MQLSVPPRIRLSAIVRIAAVGLLAAAAGAVGLSAAPAQAAAGDYGYVGDFFRNNVYVFDPVTNTQVKRIELPAGSGPRTAAIAPNAGAVYLANNNGTVSVIDTATDTLSATIPVGAGLQGVDVSPDSSRVYVASSTADTVSVIDAAARAVIATIPIDSAFGVAASPDGSVVYVTRVGAGKVAVVDTATAAVVGEITVGPAPFAVGFAPDSGRAYVANYGSSTLSVVDTGTRTVVATVPVSNGPQALAVSPDGATVYVPGNSDDGLTVVDTATNTVEATVPVGSQPVGVTVSADSGTVYVANMSSEDVSIIDAATNTVTAAYHAVPDPPFTPSYPTTVSVGPGTVDLVTTISDAPDPVTVGAGNVTYTVTVTNSGNRSAAGTGITTTLSGAAATIVSATATRGSCTVSAPTVTCSPGSIPVGGTVTATITVTPTAAGVVTATAAATSARADAKPADNTATATTTVNDPAPDLAVSVTDAPDPVNLGAGNVTYTVVAKNEGASTATGVSVATTVTGAGVGIVAATTTQGSCAVAGSTVTCPVGPLAGGASATITITASPSAAGTITATAKGTLAETDSDPADNTATATTTVANGLGCTIIGTNSSNTLVGTPGNDVICGLGGNDTIVAGAGDDTVYGGAGNDTIGGGVGNDTINGDDGIDTVDGGDGNDTVNGGGGNDILNGAAGADTIRGDAGDDTASGGAGNDTIVDRDGTDVAGGGDGTDSIDVLDGSGGDRADGGAGTDVIKADTGDLVANA encoded by the coding sequence ATGCAGCTCAGCGTCCCCCCTCGAATACGCCTTTCCGCGATCGTGCGGATCGCGGCGGTCGGCCTGCTGGCCGCCGCGGCCGGTGCGGTCGGGTTGTCAGCCGCTCCGGCCCAGGCCGCCGCCGGTGACTACGGCTATGTCGGGGACTTCTTCCGCAACAACGTCTATGTCTTCGATCCGGTGACGAATACGCAGGTGAAGCGGATCGAGCTGCCGGCGGGGAGCGGTCCTCGGACGGCGGCCATCGCGCCGAACGCCGGCGCGGTCTACCTCGCCAACAACAACGGCACCGTCTCGGTGATCGACACGGCGACCGACACGCTCAGCGCGACCATCCCGGTCGGGGCGGGTCTCCAGGGTGTCGACGTGTCGCCCGACAGCAGCAGGGTCTACGTGGCCAGCAGCACTGCCGACACCGTTTCGGTGATCGACGCCGCGGCCAGGGCGGTCATCGCCACGATCCCGATCGATTCGGCGTTCGGGGTGGCCGCGTCGCCCGACGGCAGCGTCGTCTATGTCACGCGCGTCGGTGCGGGCAAGGTCGCGGTGGTGGATACGGCCACCGCCGCCGTCGTCGGTGAGATCACGGTGGGGCCGGCGCCCTTCGCCGTCGGGTTCGCCCCGGACAGCGGCCGTGCCTACGTCGCGAACTACGGGTCGAGCACGCTGTCGGTCGTCGACACCGGCACCCGTACCGTGGTCGCCACCGTCCCCGTCTCCAACGGGCCCCAGGCGCTGGCGGTGTCGCCCGACGGCGCGACCGTCTACGTTCCCGGCAACAGCGACGACGGACTCACGGTCGTCGACACCGCCACCAACACGGTCGAAGCGACCGTCCCCGTCGGCTCCCAGCCGGTCGGCGTCACGGTGTCGGCCGACAGCGGCACGGTCTACGTCGCCAACATGAGCTCCGAAGACGTCAGCATCATCGATGCCGCGACGAACACGGTGACGGCCGCCTACCACGCCGTCCCGGACCCGCCCTTCACCCCGTCCTACCCGACGACGGTCTCGGTCGGACCCGGCACGGTCGACCTCGTCACCACGATCAGCGACGCACCCGACCCGGTGACCGTCGGCGCGGGGAACGTGACCTACACGGTGACGGTCACCAACAGCGGCAACCGGTCCGCGGCCGGCACCGGCATCACGACCACCCTCTCCGGCGCGGCGGCGACCATCGTCTCGGCGACGGCGACCCGGGGATCCTGCACCGTCTCGGCGCCCACGGTCACCTGCAGCCCGGGCAGCATCCCCGTCGGCGGCACCGTCACGGCCACCATCACGGTCACCCCCACCGCCGCGGGCGTGGTCACCGCGACCGCGGCGGCCACCTCGGCACGAGCCGACGCGAAACCCGCCGACAACACCGCCACGGCGACGACCACGGTCAACGACCCCGCTCCCGACCTGGCCGTGTCGGTGACCGATGCTCCGGACCCGGTCAACCTGGGCGCCGGGAACGTCACCTACACCGTGGTGGCGAAGAACGAGGGTGCGAGCACGGCGACCGGCGTCTCGGTGGCGACCACCGTCACCGGTGCGGGCGTCGGCATCGTCGCCGCGACCACGACGCAGGGCTCCTGCGCGGTGGCCGGATCCACGGTGACCTGTCCCGTCGGCCCCCTGGCCGGCGGTGCCAGCGCCACGATCACGATCACCGCGTCCCCGTCCGCGGCCGGCACGATCACCGCGACGGCGAAGGGGACCCTGGCGGAGACCGATTCCGACCCCGCCGACAACACCGCCACCGCGACGACGACCGTCGCCAACGGCCTGGGCTGCACGATCATCGGCACCAACAGCAGCAACACCCTGGTCGGAACCCCGGGCAACGACGTGATCTGCGGCCTCGGCGGCAACGACACCATCGTCGCCGGTGCCGGTGACGACACCGTCTACGGCGGTGCGGGCAACGACACGATCGGCGGCGGCGTCGGCAACGACACGATCAACGGCGACGACGGCATCGACACCGTCGACGGCGGCGACGGCAACGACACCGTCAACGGCGGCGGTGGCAACGACATCCTCAACGGCGCTGCCGGGGCCGACACCATCCGGGGCGACGCGGGCGACGACACGGCGTCGGGCGGTGCGGGCAACGACACCATCGTGGACCGCGACGGCACCGATGTCGCGGGCGGCGGTGACGGCACGGACTCCATCGATGTGCTGGACGGGTCGGGCGGTGACCGGGCCGACGGTGGTGCGGGCACCGATGTCATCAAGGCCGACACCGGCGACCTGGTCGCCAACGCCTGA